One Camelina sativa cultivar DH55 chromosome 3, Cs, whole genome shotgun sequence genomic window carries:
- the LOC104779220 gene encoding uncharacterized protein LOC104779220, translating into MDLNDHEEEEDTRVHEDDDFDVDVSIMVVMMTVGAQIHNTRQQLTGGDYIERPIRRPVTQLGEEYIQKNCVGAIDGTHIPATVVGREVASYRNRKGTISQNVLAVCNFDLEFIYILSGWEGSAHDSRVLSDALRKFYLVDCGFANRLSFLAPFRGVKYHLQEFAGQGRDPETPYELFNLRHASLRNVIERIFGIFKSRFAIFKSASPFSYKKQAGLVLACAGLHNFLRRECRSDEGVFPNENNAVNNGNNSVNIDESDREESLETQEQDRENANNWRQSMAEDMWKDATI; encoded by the exons ATGGATCTAAATGAccatgaagaggaagaggacaCAAGAGTGCATGAAGACGATGATTTTGATGTGGACGTATCTATAATGGTGGTAATGATGACGGTAGGAGCTCAGATTCATAACACACGACAGCAACTCACGGGTGGTGATTATATAGAACGTCCCATTCGTCGACCAGTCACACAGCTCGGAGAAGAATATATACAAAAG AATTGCGTTGGAGCGATAGATGGTACACATATACCAGCAACAGTAGTTGGGCGTGAGGTGGCAAGCTATCGCAATCGAAAAGGAACAATATCTCAGAACGTTTTGGCTGTATGTAACTTTGATCTGGAGTTTATTTACATTCTGAGTGGATGGGAGGGTTCGGCCCACGATTCAAGAGTGTTAAGTGATGCGTTAA GAAAATTTTATCTAGTTGATTGTGGATTTGCGAATCGTCTCAGCTTTTTAGCTCCATTCCGAGGTGTTAAGTATCATCTACAGGAATTTGCTGGTCAAGGTCGTGATCCTGAAACTCCATATGAGTTATTTAATCTTCGCCATGCTTCTCTGAGAAACGTGATCGAAAGGATATTTGGAATCTTTAAATCTCGTTTTGCTATTTTTAAATCAGCATCTCCTTTTTCTTACAAGAAACAAGCTGGATTAGTCTTAGCATGTGCAGGGCTGCATAACTTTCTTCGTAGAGAATGTCGATCGGACGAAGGTGTGTTCCCTAATGAAAATAATGCAGTTAACAATGGAAATAATTCTGTCAATATAGATGAAAGTGATAGAGAAGAATCTCTCGAGACGCAAGAGCAAGACAGAGAAAATGCAAATAATTGGAGACAATCTATGGCCGAAGACATGTGGAAAGATGCTACGATTTAA
- the LOC109132288 gene encoding uncharacterized protein LOC109132288 — protein sequence MSNVRKSSYIEMLIETSRRGSQSVECVVGDGPEAPPRGESQSVVRDRVHAELQVASESGGRDGDRAQTEDILNSGGEDRARHGFGSCCFEDDCRVYGDEDCDIVDDAIGCEDNNDEEVDNGLAIEEDANINIEEDFPEAARLEDVGSDNDSGDDI from the coding sequence atGTCGAATGTAAGAAAGAGTAGCTATATTGAGATGTTGATAGAAACAAGTCGACGAGGATCGCAGAGTGTTGAATGTGTTGTCGGAGACGGACCTGAAGCTCCACCACGAGGTGAATCACAGAGTGTTGTCAGAGATAGAGTTCATGCTGAACTGCAAGTCGCTTCGGAATCTGGGGGCAGAGACGGAGATCGAGCTCAGACTGAAGACATATTGAATTCTGGTGGCGAAGATAGAGCAAGACATGGATTTGGCTCTTGTTGTTTTGAAGATGATTGTAGGGTGTATGGTGATGAAGATTGTGATATTGTTGATGATGCAATAGGTTGTGAAGATAACAATGATGAGGAAGTGGACAATGGTTTAGCTATTGAGGAAGATGCTAACATAAACATTGAAGAAGACTTTCCAGAGGCTGCTAGACTTGAAGATGTTGGTTCCGATAATGACAGTGGTGACGATATCTAG
- the LOC104777780 gene encoding phosphomethylethanolamine N-methyltransferase-like gives MEHSSDLTVEAMMLDSKASDLDKEERPEEVLSLIPPYEGKSVLELGAGIGRFTGELAQKAGEVIALDFIESAIQKNESVNGQYKNVKFICADVTSPDLKIADGSIDLIFSNWLLMYLSDKEVELMAERMLKWVKPGGYIFFRESCFHQSRYSKRESNPTHNREPRFYNKVFKECQTRDASGKLFELSLVGCKSIGAYVKNKKNQIYWIWQKVSLENDKDVQRFLDNVQYKSSGILLYERVFGDGYNSTGGFETTKEFVAKMDLKPGQKVLDVGCGIGGGDFYMAENFDVHVVGIDLSVNMISFALERAIGLKCSVEFDVADCTTKTYPDNSFDVIYSRDTFLHVHDKPPLFRTFFKWLKPGGKILITDFCRSAGTPSLEVVEYMERRRYDLHGVQAYGNMLKEAGFEDVIAEDRTDQFIQVLSRELEKVKKEKEEYISDFSEGDYNDIVRVWTAKLRKAASNELKWGLFTANKK, from the exons ATGGAGCATTCAAGTGATTTGACTGTTGAAGCTATGATGCTTGACTCTAAAGCTTCTGATCTCGACAAAGAAGAGCGTCCTGAGGAG GTACTCTCTTTAATCCCACCATATGAAGGCAAGTCTGTGCTGGAACTTGGAGCTGGTATTGGTCGTTTCACTGGTGAATTGGCTCAGAAGGCTGGTGAAGTTATAGCCCTTGACTTCATAGAAAGCGCCATTCAGAAG aATGAAAGTGTTAATGGGCAGTACAAGAACGTCAAGTTTATATGTGCTGATGTAACATCTCCAGACTTGAAAATCGCAGATGGATCTATTGACTTGATTTTCTCAAATTGGTTGCTCATGTATCTCTCTGATAAAGAG GTGGAGCTAATGGCAGAGAGAATGCTTAAATGGGTAAAGCCAGGGGGATACATTTTCTTCAGAGAGTCTTGCTTCCATCAATCTAGGTACAGCAAGCGTGAATCAAACCCCACCCACAACCGTGAACCAAGATTCTATAATAAG GTTTTCAAAGAATGTCAGACACGTGATGCTTCTGGAAAATTATTTGAGCTCTCTCTGGTTGGCTGCAAAAGCATTGGGGCTtatgtgaagaacaagaagaatcag ATTTACTGGATATGGCAAAAAGTTAGCTTGGAGAATGACAAGGACGTCCAGCGTTTCTTGGACAATGTTCAGTACAAGTCTAGTGGGATCTTGCTCTATGAGCGTGTCTTTGGGGACGGATATAATAGCACTGGTGGATTTG AGACAACTAAAGAATTTGTGGCAAAGATGGACCTTAAACCTGGACAGAAAGTTCTAGATGTTGGTTGTGGTATTGGTGGAGGTGACTTCTACATGGCTGAGAATTTTGATGTTCATGTTGTTGGAATCGATCTATCGGTCAACATGATCTCTTTCGCACTGGAGCGTGCCATTGGACTCAAATGCTCAGTCGAGTTCGATGTCGCGGACTGCACTACAAAAACATATCCGGACAATTCTTTCGATGTTATTTACAGCCGTGACACTTTTCTGCACGTCCAT GACAAGCCACCCCTATTCAGGACATTCTTCAAGTGGCTTAAACCAGGCGGTAAAATTCTCATCACCGACTTTTGCAGAAGTGCTGGAACTCCGTCTCTTGAAGTCGTAGAGTACATGGAACGAAGACGATATGATCTCCATGGTGTTCAAGCTTACGGAAac aTGCTGAAAGAAGCAGGCTTTGAGGATGTGATTGCTGAAGACCGTACTGATCAG TTTATACAAGTCCTTAGCCGTGAATTAgaaaaagtgaagaaagaaaaggaagaataCATCAGCGACTTctcagaa GGGGATTACAATGACATTGTAAGAGTATGGACAGCAAAGCTTCGAAAGGCTGCATCTAATGAACTAAAATGGGGATTATTCACAGCCAACAAGAAGTAA
- the LOC104777779 gene encoding probable phosphopantothenoylcysteine decarboxylase → MEAEINMQVDDAVTRKPRILLAASGSVAAIKFSNLCYCFSEWADVKAVASKSSLNFVDKPSLPQNVTLYTDEDEWSSWNKIGDPVLHIDLRRWADVMIIAPLSANTLGKISGGLCDNLLTCIVRAWDYSKPLFVAPAMNTLMWNNPFTERHLVLLDELGITLIPPIKKKLACGDYGNGAMAEPSLIYSTVRLFWESQAHKQSDATS, encoded by the exons ATGGAGGCGGAGATAAACATGCAAGTGGATGATGCTGTAACAAGGAAGCCTCGTATCTTACTTGCGGCAAGTGGAAGTGTGGCTGCGATTAAGTTCAGCAATCTATGCTATTGTTTCTCGGAATGGGCTGATGTCAAAGCCGTCGCTTCTAAATCATCTCTCAATTTCGTGGATAAACCTTCGCTTCCTCAGAACGTGACTCTCTATACTGATGAAGATGAATGGTCTAGCTGGAACAAGATTGGCGATCCTGTGCTTCACATCGACCTTAGACGCTGGGCTGATGTTATGATCATTGCTCCTTTGTCTGCTAACACTTTAggcaag ATTTCTGGTGGGTTATGTGATAATCTGTTGACATGCATAGTAAGGGCGTGGGATTATAGCAAACCGTTGTTTGTTGCACCTGCGATGAACACTTTGATGTGGAACAATCCCTTCACAGAACGGCACCTTGTGTTGCTTGATGAACTTGGAATTACTCTCATTCCCCCCATCAAGAAGAAACTTGCCTGTGGAGATTACGGCAATGGCGCCATGGCCGAGCCTTCTCTGATCTATTCCACCGTTAGACTGTTCTGGGAGTCCCAGGCTCATAAACAAAGTGATGCAACGAGTTGA
- the LOC104777782 gene encoding putative DNA-binding protein At1g48610, with the protein MARTASSPPRQTVSEPPRSDTPGDPSGDKPQPDVSGVPATDVTASSSQKRGRGRPPKAKSDSGAISAEPGKKPVGRPKRNAAPAVPTASVAAAVKKRPGRPKRSVTASVVTAAATGEGSRKRGRPKRDDVATATGPVAPAKKRGRKPNVEVAAAAKPVRRTRKSTAVASVAAGPGEVKKRTALLQKKVKEAAAKLKTAVTAIDEIQALVAGM; encoded by the exons ATGGCGAGaacagcttcttctcctcccAGGCAAACAGTTTCCGAACCTCCAAGATCCGATACACCCGGAGATCCGTCTGGTGACAAACCTCAACCTGATGTCTCCGGCGTCCCAGCCACTGATGttactgcttcttcttctcagaaaCGCGGCCGTGGTCGACCTCCGAAAGCTAAATCTGACTCCGGTGCCATTTCTGCTGAGCCGGGTAAAAAACCAGTTGGTCGTCCGAAGAGAAACGCAGCTCCAGCTGTTCCCACTGCGTCTGTAGCTGCGGCTGTGAAGAAGAGGCCTGGTAGGCCAAAGAGGTCTGTAACGGCGTCTGTGGTTACTGCTGCTGCTACTGGAGAGGGTTCAAGAAAACGAGGGAGGCCAAAGAGAGATGACGTGGCGACTGCAACTGGTCCAGTGGCTCCGGCTAAGAAACGTGGACGGAAACCTAATGTTGAAGTAGCTGCTGCTGCAAAGCCTGTGCGCAGGACTAGGAAG AGCACCGCAGTGGCATCGGTAGCTGCAGGCCCAGGAGAGGTCAAGAAAAGAACCGCACTCTTA CAAAAGAAAGTGAAGGAAGCTGCAGCCAAGTTGAAAACAGCAGTTACAGCAATTGACGAAATCCAAGCGTTAGTGGCTGGGATGTAA
- the LOC104777783 gene encoding proline-rich receptor-like protein kinase PERK9 (The sequence of the model RefSeq protein was modified relative to this genomic sequence to represent the inferred CDS: added 80 bases not found in genome assembly), producing MDPSLSVTNDPHHPPPFATSFPPFTNSNPYATPNNPFFAVAPPNNNHLFQAPPPQQQLTSPVPTHPSLSHPPYSDMICTAISALNEPDGSSKQAIARYIERIYTGIPTTHGALLTHHLKTLKNSGILMMVKKSYKLAATGPPTSLAVAAAAAAAATGLEPPRSDFLVNENQPLPHPVIASSTLPTQKRGRGRPPKPKPDVQAQPQTNGKPTWEQQTELPVSRPEEVQTQPPPPPQVQVQIQPQPPVKRPPGRPRKDGTPPTVKPAATVSGGVETVKRRGRPPSGRAAGRERKPAVVSAPASVFPYVANGGVRRRGRPKRVDAGASSSVAPPPPPPPVSAGSGGEEVAVKKRGRGRPPKIGGVIRKPMKPLRRFPRSGRPVGRPRKNVVSTGVSGRQDGDYGELKKKFELFQARAKDIVTVLKSEMGGSENRAVIQAIQDLEGLTETETTNEPQHMVQLPDEGHVQGQGQAQTEAEAMQEALF from the exons ATGGATCCTTCTCTCTCTGTAACCAATGATCCTCATCACCCTCCTCCGTTCGCTACATCTTTCCCTCCTTTCACCAACTCCAACCCTTACGCCACTCCAAACAACCCCTTCTTCGCCGTCGCACCGCCAAACAACAACCATCTGTTCCAAGCTCCGCCGCCGCAGCAGCAGCTAACTTCTCCGGTTCCTACTCACCCATCCTTAAGCCATCCTCCTTACTCCGAC ATGATATGTACGGCGATTTCAGCGTTGAACGAACCAGATGGGTCAAGCAAGCAAGCGATTGCGAGGTACATAGAGAGGATTTACACTGGGATACCTACAACTCATGGTGCTTTGTTGACACACCATCTCAAGACTTTGAAGAACAGTGGGATTCTTATGATGGTTAAGAAGTCTTACAAGTTAGCAGCTACTGGTCCTCCTACTAGTTTAGCTGTTGCTGCTGCAGCTGCAGCTGCAGCTACTGGTCTTGAACCTCCCAGATCTGATTTCTTAGTCAACGAGAACCAACCTTTACCTCATCCGGTCATAGCTTCTTCTACTCTTCCGACTCAGAAGCGTGGTCGTGGTCGacctccaaaaccaaaacccgATGTTCAAGCTCAACCTCAGACTAACGGGAAACCCACCTGGGAACAACAAACTGAATTACCTGTTTCTCGACCGGAGGAGGTACAGACACAGCCTCCGCCTCCGCCTCAGGTACAGGTACAGATACAGCCACAGCCGCCGGTTAAGAGACCACCGGGTCGTCCTAGAAAAGATGGAACTCCCCCGACGGTGAAGCCTGCTGCTACGGTTTCCGGCGGTGTGGAGACTGTGAAACGAAGAGGTAGGCCTCCGAGTGGAAGAGCTGCAGGGAGGGAGAGGAAGCCTGCAGTAGTCTCAGCTCCAGCTTCGGTGTTCCCTTACGTTGCTAATGGTGGCGTTAGACGTCGAGGGAGACCAAAGAGAGTTGATGCTGGTGCTTCTTCCTCCGTTgcaccaccgccaccaccaccaccagttaGCGCGGGGAGTGGAGGAGAGGAGGTTGCAGTCAAGAAAAGAGGACGAGGACGGCCTCCTAAGATCGGAGGTGTTATCAGAAAGCCTATGAAGCCGTTGAGACGTTTTCCTCGTTCTGGTAGACCCGTGGGACGACCCA CAAGCGAGAGCTAAGGATATTGTTACTGTGTTGAAATCTGAGATGGGAGGAAGTGAGAATCGAGCGGTGATTCAAGCTATACAGGACCTGGAAGGGTTAACGGAAACAGAGACAACAAATGAGCCACAGCACATGGTGCAACTGCCAGACGAGGGACATGTGCAAGGACAAGGGCAAGCACAAACAGAAGCAGAGGCAATGCAAGAAGCGCTGTTCTAA